The proteins below are encoded in one region of Chiloscyllium punctatum isolate Juve2018m chromosome 9, sChiPun1.3, whole genome shotgun sequence:
- the rps3 gene encoding small ribosomal subunit protein uS3, which yields MAAQISKKRKFVADGIFKAELNEFLTRELAEDGYSGVEVRVTPTRTEIIILATRTQNVLGEKGRRIRELTAVVQKRFGFPEGSVELYAEKVATRGLCAIAQAESLRYKLLGGLAVRRACYGVLRFIMESGAKGCEVVVSGKLRGQRAKSMKFVDGLMIHSGDPVNYYVDTAVRHVLLRQGVLGIKVKIMLPWDPSGKIGPKKPLPDHVSIVEPKEEILPTTPISEQKGGKPEQPVIQQPGPVPTA from the exons ATGGCGGCGCAGATATCGAAGAAGCGAAAG TTCGTGGCGGATGGCATCTTCAAGGCCGAGCTGAACGAGTTCCTGACCCGTGAGTTGGCCGAGGATGGCTACAGTGGTGTGGAGGTGCGAGTCACACCGACTAGGACCGAGATCATCATCTTGGCCACCAG GACTCAAAATGTGCTGGGTGAGAAAGGTCGCCGAATCCGTGAGCTGACTGCTGTTGTTCAGAAGCGATTTGGTTTCCCAGAGGGGAGTGTTGAG CTTTATGCTGAAAAGGTTGCCACTAGAGGGCTTTGTGCTATTGCTCAGGCAGAATCCCTCCGATACAAGTTGTTGGGAGGTCTGGCAGTACGTAG AGCCTGTTACGGTGTTCTTCGCTTCATTATGGAAAGTGGAGCCAAAGGCTGTGAGGTGGTGGTTTCTGGAAAACTCCGAGGCCAGAGAGCCAAGTCCATGAAATTTGTTGATGGGCTGATGATCCACAGTGGTGACCCGGTGAACTACTATGTGGATACAGCTGTACGGCACGTACTGCTAAGACAGG GTGTATTGGGCATTAAAGTTAAGATCATGCTGCCATGGGACCCAAGTGGTAAAATTGGACCCAAGAAACCTCTGCCTGATCATGTCAGCATTGTTGAGCCCAAGGAGGAGATCTTGCCAACTACACCTATTTCGGAACAGAAGGGAGGCAAACCAGAGCAACCTGTGATCCAGCAGCCAGGGCCAGTTCCGACTGCATAA
- the LOC140481230 gene encoding NACHT and WD repeat domain-containing protein 2-like isoform X2: protein MILCKSQNKGLRTRLLQNWYQRDENSVPPAYYLRSKTDVLPNYCNKIDGRAKEVARAAWRDSFAEMKMIFDETVKMCLKEGTIKPDQAQKYFTSALEEELLHALENQSQSVLQKCICYICKVPHLTRHLKTMLKDQKGQTDCDSQLPHDAQDYAKLLRLRDEILPALVNSSNLHVYTSTLLDNHNLNSTEQMKQEYIAGLCQQFYTDVVKLIDSSNVQRLKDWFDSGTEEIVRHASMCHLYVTLSDFEWKEVDQIKEYILRKQSNSPFVIVGGPCSGKTLLMATCAKQVHSWLKNCTTVVVSHFVSSTNYNNSLRNILAGICQQIAIGYHKSTQIYTDNIDILVNCFINLLEESSEQHPLTIMIDAVDQISETHSTKAIWWLPKSLPPFTKLVISTTLKKYEIAQKSMQLNPNAAHFLELKPRERQECNKILTQRLLSSNRRITSGQQVYINAALQQCTLPLFVNLLYSEMLFWRSNEDIDEQTLGRSVHDSINRLLKRLERRHGESLVSRALGYITLATSGLGEIELLDILSLDDYVIEHYWLQNGLPDSMKVAYYSLAKLEQDLSGFLVGRLHNGIKLLFWTNRHFPLVVNKRYLRNMETVQQMHNLIVEYFGGRWSSGRGKPLLVTMLPQKPKEDQPMLCQILESDPLMKRYVDRQQPSQPWLFHFQSSNPCSVYPNHRKVEELAYHLKRSGRLRELYLDVMSSFASHQAMIETGHLVHLIAELEENIWTINRREIRFLAAVLKSAHCLLRDSSDQLSMVIQMSLLPLVHCFPQLLNYLKQSYQDRLRNNVLAVLHSPVITVPGVSAALCTSDLAVATDIIEIHSQSLVLVTLESGVIHAWNLEVQAPWEQINTKGVKVSGAQISDGDQFLVLATVHSMILVYDLAQLSLLNEVDMRKSHDGNTAEIRGFVLCSTTAIVWFENSTEVSAFDINSCQTIKQLNCPHEVQCVSFTLDRTYALCGQIKSTVTIFNIHTGLQITEIVFEFTEASVYSILLPEFTEEICVIDKIGNICVWSMEDMTEPHLLEEIVCTEDENEVLCVELSSCSLLLCRASCIELWNTLGWNISNKFKPPKGASFVQAILSQDCESIIAVISGSQALFVWKKETGQCVLILENRLGPPLRLSKCYQQKALVVFTSKGFLKSWDLDCIDTASAIATTERSIKILLPSQGKHFYTSDGTSIIFKWNLTFCQIEAAFTHADDVKHCALTRTGASLVTADVSGDLYVWDTEAGQNLHRIKYGDVTQLLITPNDRFVVSLCENLVSKVWKLAEGHVICTIHTYLKNAVITPESTFVLGLHQHFLLAVSLWSGAVVKRFECTDKADIVAFQTLSNFPDYVILVTSCGNIYTWNITEESLYRQVQLPVKFLSQLDVFQVSNDGKIAMISVITESISVLDILHGKLSVISTEGVIFSQQLTHDGKHIVYVCYGHPCRCDHHSNAKLNIVRTVDGKHVGSCYLCKIPSCLAVSEDNLNIFVGFEDGTIGIYTIVDSPAAQNKIKGQLSNVGKTEYPPKKKHWSCKNLPDAFWVDFLHEGSP, encoded by the exons ATTGATGGCAGAGCGAAGGAAGTTGCTCGTGCAGCTTGGCGAGACAGCTTTGCAGAAATGAAGATGATCTTCGATGAGACAGTGAAGATGTGTCTTAAAGAGGGAACCATAAAACCAGATCAAGCTCAGAAATATTTCACCTCTG CTCTTGAGGAAGAGTTGCTCCATGCTCTAGAAAACCAATCACAAAGTGTTCTCCAGAAGTGCATTTGCTACATTTGTAAGGTCCCACACCTCACTCGCCACCTGAAGACTATGCTCAAAGATCAGAAAGGACAAACAGACTGTGATAGCCAGTTGCCACATGATGCCCAGGATTACGCTAAGCTTCTCAGACTACGGGATGAGATTCTCCCAGCGTTGGTCAACTCTTCTAACTTACATGTCTACACGTCCACACTATTGGACAACCACAACCTGAACTCCACGGAGCAAATGAAACAGGAGTACATCGCGGGCCTTTGTCAGCAGTTTTACACTGATGTGGTTAAACTGATTGACAGCAGCAATGTTCAAAGGTTGAAGGATTGGTTTGACAGTGGGACAGAAGAGATTGTGAGGCATGCATCCATGTGTCACTTATATGTGACCCTCTCTGATTTTGAGTGGAAAGAAGTGGACCAGATTAAGGAATACATCCTCAGGAAGCAATCAAACTCACCCTTTGTTATTGTGGGAGGACCATGCAGTGGAAAAACACTTCTCATGGCAACGTGTGCCAAGCAG GTACATTCATGGCTGAAGAACTGTACCACTGTGGTGGTCAGCCACTTTGTCTCTTCCACAAACTACAATAATTCCCTTCGAAATATCCTGGCTGGAATCTGTCAGCAAATAGCAATAGGATACCACAAATCCACGCAAATATATACTGACAACATTGACATATTAGTTAACTGTTTTATTAATCTTTTAGAAGAATCGTCAGAACAGCATCCCTTGACCATAATGATAGATGCTGTTGACCAGATCTCAGAGACTCACAGTACCAAAGCCATCTGGTGGCTTCCAAAGTCTCTGCCACCATTTACCAAGTTAGTTATTTCTACTACTCTGAAGAAATATGAAATTgcacaaaaatccatgcagttgAACCCCAATGCAGCACACTTTCTTGAGTTAAagccgagagagagacaggaatgcAACAAAATTCTTACACAACGCCTTCTAAGTTCCAACAGAAGGATTACCTCTGGGCAGCAAGTGTATATCAATGCAGCCCTGCAGCAATGTACTCTCCCACTTTTTGTTAACTTGCTTTATAGTGAGATGCTTTTTTGGAGATCGAATGAGGATATTGATGAGCAGACTTTAGGAAGAAGTGTTCATGACAGTATCAATCGACTACTCAAAAGACTTGAAAGGAGACATGGGGAGAGTCTTGTTTCCAGAGCCTTAGGCTACATAACGCTTGCAACTTCAGGACTTGGTGAGATTGAACTGCTGGATATTTTGTCACTTGATGACTatgttattgaacattattggcTGCAAAATGGCTTACCAGATTCTATGAAAGTGGCATATTATTCATTAGCAAAACTGGAGCAGGATCTAAGTGGGTTTTTAGTAGGAAGGCTACATAATGGCATAAAGTTGCTCTTCTGGACAAACCGACATTTTCCACTGGTGGTCAACAAGCGTTACCTCAGGAACATGGAGACTGTACAACAAATGCACAATCTTATAGTGGAATACTTCGGTGGCCGATGGTCCAGTGGCAGAGGGAAACCACTTCTCGTTACTATGTTGCCTCAGAAACCAAAAGAAGATCAACCAATGCTGTGCCAGATATTGGAAAGTGATCCTTTAATGAAGAGATATGTTGATAGACAGCAGCCTTCACAACCATGGCTTTTCCATTTCCAATCTTCTAACCCTTGCTCAGTCTATCCAAATCACAGAAAAGTTGAAGAATTGGCTTATCATTTGAAGAGATCTGGGAGACTCCGAGAACTGTATCTAGATGTTATGTCTTCCTTTGCATCCCATCAAGCAATGATTGAAACTGGTCACTTGGTTCATCTAATAGCTGAACTGGAGGAAAATATATGGACAATAAATCGAAGGGAGATTAGGTTTTTGGCAGCAGTTCTGAAAAGTGCACATTGCTTACTGCGAGATTCTTCTGATCAGCTATCAATGGTTATTCAGATGAGCCTTCTACCACTTGTACACTGCTTCCCTCAACTGCTTAATTATTTGAAGCAGTCTTATCAAGACAGGCTGAGGAATAATGTTCTCGCTGTGCTGCACAGTCCAGTAATTACTGTGCCCGGAGTATCTGCTGCTTTGTGTACCTCTGACCTCGCTGTAGCAACGGACATTATAGAAATTCACTCACAATCTCTTGTTCTTGTGACTTTGGAAAGTGGTGTGATACATGCTTGGAACCTCGAGGTTCAAGCACCTTGGGAACAAATCAACACAAAAGGAGTTAAAGTTTCAGGAGCCCAAATATCAGATGGTGACCAATTCCTCGTACTTGCAACTGTCCACAGCATGATATTAGTGTATGACCTTGCTCAGTTATCCCTGCTTAATGAAGTTGACATGAGAAAAAGCCATGATGGCAACACGGCAGAAATTCGTGGTTTTGTTCTTTGCAGCACAACTGCAATAGTGTGGTTCGAGAACAGCACAGAGGTGAGTGCCTTTGACATTAACTCTTGCCAAACAATCAAGCAGTTAAATTGCCCACATGAGGTTCAATGTGTATCCTTTACTCTGGACAGAACATATGCATTGTGCGGACAGATCAAGAGTACAGTCACAATATTTAATATTCACACTGGTCTCCAGATAACTGAGATCGTCTTTGAATTTACTGAAGCATCTGTCTATTCAATTCTCCTGCCTGAATTCACAGAGGAAATCTGTGTTATCGACAAGATTGGGAACATATGTGTTTGGAGCATGGAAGATATGACTGAACCCCACCTCTTGGAAGAGATTGTTTGTACAGAGGATGAAAATGAAGTTCTTTGTGTTGAACTTTCTTCTTGCTCATTGTTATTGTGTAGGGCATCTTGCATTGAACTGTGGAACACATTGGGTTGGAACATATCAAACAAGTTCAAACCTCCTAAAGGTGCATCTTTTGTCCAAGCTATCTTGTCACAAGATTGTGAATCCATTATCGCTGTCATCAGTGGTTCTCAGGCCTTATTTGTCTGGAAGAAAGAGACTGGACAATGTGTCCTAATACTTGAGAACAGGCTTGGTCCCCCACTGAGACTCTCTAAATGCTATCAGCAAAAGGCTTTGGTAGTATTTACATCAAAGGGTTTTTTGAAGTCATGGGACTTGGACTGCATAGATACAGCCTCAGCCATAGCAACAACAGAAAGGAGCATAAAAATTCTCCTTCCTTCCCAAGGAAAACATTTCTACACCTCTGATGGGACCAGCATTATATTCAAATGGAACCTGACTTTCTGTCAAATAGAGGCAGCCTTTACCCATGCTGACGATGTGAAACATTGTGCTCTTACAAGAACAGGAGCGTCTTTAGTAACTGCGGATGTTAGTGGCGATCTTTATGTTTGGGACACAGAAGCTGGTCAAAACCTGCACCGCATCAAATATGGTGATGTGACACAATTACTGATAACACCCAATGATCGCTTTGTTGTGTCGCTATGTGAAAATCTCGTGTCAAAAGTCTGGAAACTGGCCGAAGGGCATGTCATCTGCACTATTCACACATACTTAAAGAATGCTGTGATAACACCAGAAAGTACGTTTGTTCTTGGCCTTCACCAGCATTTTCTCCTTGCTGTCAGCTTGTGGTCAGGAGCTGTAGTCAAGAGATTTGAATGCACTGACAAAGCTGATATTGTTGCCTTTCAGACACTGAGCAACTTTCCAGACTATGTCATACTTGTCACATCCTGTGGAAACATTTATACCTGGAATATAACAGAAGAATCTCTCTACCGACAGGTCCAGCTCCCTGTCAAATTCCTTAGCCAATTAGATGTCTTTCAGGTTTCCAACGATGGGAAGATTGCAATGATTTCAGTGATCACTGAGAGTATCAGTGTTTTGGATATCCTCCATGGGAAGCTGAGTGTCATTAGTACAGAGGGTGTGATCTTTAGTCAGCAACTGACACATGATGGTAAACATATTGTTTATGTGTGTTATGGACACCCCTGCCGTTGTGACCATCATTCAAATGCAAAACTTAATATTGTTCGGACAGTGGATGGGAAACATGTTGGAAGCTGCTATTTATGCAAAATTCCCTCATGTCTTGCTGTGTCAGAAGACAATTTAAATATTTTTGTAGGATTTGAAGATGGGACTATTGGAATATACACAATTGTTGACAGCCCCGCTGCCCAGAACAAAATTAAAGGCCAACTGAGCAATGTAGGCAAAACTGAATACCCCCCCAAGAAAAAGCACTGGTCATGTAAAAACTTACCCGATGCTTTTTGGGTGGATTTCCTCCATGAAGGTTCACCGTGA